The Gopherus flavomarginatus isolate rGopFla2 chromosome 16, rGopFla2.mat.asm, whole genome shotgun sequence genomic sequence AGTGGCTATGCCTAGTGGTAAATCTAGTAGCCCCATCCTTACCCTCTTGCACCCTAAACCTTTGCCACCCCCAAATCCAGGGCTGCCACAAGGCACTTGGCACCCGCTGCCTAGGAACTTTTGTAGGAACTGCAGTCAGAACTACCAGGATGCCCCTTCCCAGCCGGAAAGCTGGCTGCTCTGTCCCAGTAACTCTCCTTGCTCGCCCTcccatccctctgccccctgccccctgccccatcccaatCATCCCTGCACCGATTGGAATGACACGGCCCCTCCCGCCCCAAGGGGCACTACCTCAGTTCTGCTCACCTAGGCCCACCCATGGCCACAGAAGAAGGGTCCGGCCTTGCCCTTGAATGACACATTTTAAACGACCTTCTACATCGCGATGCAGCGACCGCTTAGGCAATAACACTCTGCAAAGGCTGATGACAGTGGacgggtggtttgttttttttgctgtgttCAGCCCTTTGGCTGACTCTGTGGCTCATCAGGGTGTCCatgacttttcttttctttcctttaggATGTGGACGGCTCCTACATGAACAAGGTCGAGTTGCAGGCCAAAGCAGACGCGCTGATGGATGAAATTAATTTCCTGAGAGCTCTGTTTGAAGCAGTAAGCAGAGAGTTCCCCACCCTACTGCACCAGGCACTGATGACTGGGGATGTGTCAGTCTATGGTATTTGTATGGTCTCCTTTAAGATGGtacctgagcacctcataatTGTCGGTGTATTTATCATCCCAACACCCCTATAAAGTAGGGAAGTACCATTATCCTCATTTGACAGATGGAAAACTCAGGCACAGAGACACTAAAGCATTTGCCCAACGTTGCACAGAGAAGAGAAttaaacccaggtgtcctagGATAGTGCTTTAACCATTGTACCATACTTCCTCTGATAAACAAGCACTAGTATGCACCACTGTAACAAACTCCTCATCATCCATCAGCAGCAGGGGTTGAATTCTGAACCAGCCACACAAATTGCTACTAGTCAAACGACAGGACTGGCTTCTCTATtgatcccagtggctgatggctCAGCAGCAGACAGATCACGGAGAGTCATGGAGAAAAATCAAATAAGAGAAGGGACAGTCTATCCCATACATTTGGAGCTGGTGAGAATTTTTCAACCCCTGCCAAAAAATTTGAGTTTTCAccaaaattgagattttttttcctgcgggaaaatgtcttttttgacaaaaattttcaatggtaaaattcccaaACATTTTTGTTGGTTTCATTTTGCTTGTCTGGTAGGGTTTTTGAAAAGTCCCCAAAAGGAATGTTTTTATTCgaattaaatcaaaatgaaaaaaaccaaacccttggCTTTATTACATGTTGACATTTTCCACACCAAaaataatcaaaacattttaaaggaaaaattgtTGCTCAGCATTTTTCTTGGAGGAAAAAAGACAGGTTTATGACCAGGTCTATTATTACTTATTAGCTGTATTATGGTAGTACCTAGGAGCCACAGTCAAGGACCATGACCccactgcgctaggtgctgtacaaatgcagaacaaaaaagtctctgccccaaagagcttgcaatctaagtataagacaagagggGAAAGGCAGTTACTGACAGACAGACATGGAAGCCCAAGGAAACAGAGAGACACAAGTGGTCAGCAGGATGGACAAGGATCTCAGGACACCAGTTGCCTCACAGGTGTCAGCTCTACATACAATGCAAATGATCCAGGCTTCGTGTCTCTTGTAGGAACTGAGCCAGATGCAGCAGCAGGTCTCCGACACCTCCGTCGTCCTGTCTATGGACAACAACCGAAGCCTGGACCTGGACAGTATCATCCGGGAGGTCAAAGCGCAGTATGAGGAGATTGCCAACAGGAGCAGAGCTGAGGCGGAGTCTTGGTACCAGACCAAGGTGAGGACTGAAGGCCAATAATGTTCTTGGCTTTTTTAATTCCTCTTATCTACTGCTTGCATTCAGTTCCTCACACTGCACcacagaagccaatgggagctttatcCTTGACTTAGACGGGTACAGGATCACATTTTTTAGACTGATCaaatttgccagaagctgggagtagatgacaggggatggatcacttgatgattgcctgttctgctaATTCCCTCTCAAgtacctgccattggccactgttggaagacaggacactgggctagatggacctttggtctgacccactatggccgtttttaagttacaccaggaatgaatttggctcATTGCACCCAGTAATAACAATAGTAAACTACTCTGCAGAGATTTTCATCATTAGTTTGCAAAACACTTAACAGTGGCGGATaagtatcattttaaatatgaggaaactgaggcagagaccgTTTAAGTGACTTGACACTCATTGCCcaaagagtcagtggcagagccagcatCGTGGGGTGCGAGGCTGTGCATGCTTTCTTTATTGTAGTAATTACAAGTGTGTCTTTGCTCTATACACAACATTAAGAATAAGTGAAAAGACATTTGGATTCCAAGTACTGAGATTACTAATGCTAGACAGACACACAAGGCCTGGCTGCATACATAAACCTTTGTCCTGCTAGTGTCCGGTGGCTTCTGCAGTACAAGACATAGGGCTTCCAAACTATTTAAATGGATGCTATCTAATTCCTCAACGCTGCAGTAAGTAATGGGTCATGttctcctctcccccaaccctcatGTCTGAATATTTAGTTTGAGGAGCTGCAGATCTCCGTCGGGCGGCACGGTGATGACTTGCGTAACACAAAGGTTGAAATTTCCGAGACCAACCGGATGATCCACAGGCTGAGGAATGAAATTGACAGCGTGAAGAAGCAGGTAGGGTGGAGCCTCTCTTTACCTGGGGCAGGCTAGTGGTTGGGTGTGAGGCACAGGCTGGGGCTCGTGCGCTGAATAACGGTTCAGCTGATGGGTTTGGAGCAGGGAGGTGGTTGAGGGTCTTCTCGCTTTGTAAGAAATGGTGATGCCAGCCTGACGGAAGCGTGCACGGGACACTGTGCATTGCACACCGAGCACTCATACTTGCAAGGCCTCCATTACCATGATATCTCCATTACCATGAGAATCAtacccattggcttcaatagccTGACTCCTGAGTTGCATCTGTGCAGGAGAAAGAGAATCAtatcaattgacttcagtgcagtgaGGCCTGACTTACTTTTGCATGCAAAAGAGAATCGTATcgattaacttcaatggagtgactcctgatttgCACAAAGGAGACTCATGCTAATTACTCCAGGTTTACATGGGTTTGCATACTCAGAGTGAGCGGTCACTCTCGCATTTGGTTACCCCATTAAATACTAATCACACTTCAACGTTCCTGGTTTGCAGTGCGCCAGCCTGCAAGCGGCCATCGCCGAGGCCGAGGAGCGCGGCGAAATGGCCCTCAAGGATGCCCGAGCGAAACTGACTGAGCTGGAGGATGCCTTGCAGAAGGCCAAGGCAGACTTGGCCCGCCAGCTGCGGGAGTACCAGGAGCTGATGAACGTCAAGCTGGCCCTGGATATTGAGATCGCCACCTACAGGAAGCTGCTGGAAGGAGAGGAGAGCAGGTGGGTGCATGAAGCAATGATACTGCATCCCTGAGGCAAGCGAGAAGCCCCATTGCTCCCCTGATAGCAAGATGCGAGATTGGAACCTAAGCGGTAtaattcagggtatgtctacccagcaATGCCGAGGTGCGACTGCAGAACCTGCCTGAGCTCTGACTGAGCTCACTTCCTAAAAATAAGCCGCAACACCTGGGCAGTGACTGGGTTCCACGTTTGAGTACACACCCAGGCTTGGACTCAAGCTGTTAGTTTGtactgctgtggcttcactgctatttttaataagCTGGGTTGATCAAAGCTGTCTTGGGTATGTCTATCTACACGTGCAGCAATGACACCtcccaattgcagtgtagacatacacgcAATGACGTCCGGAACAAAGGCTACATTGTAGTGTGAGCAAGTAAGGTGCCTTCCTTCACGTTTGCACAGTTCCTAGCACATTGCGAGTGACACCGGAAATATGTCCCAGTAATGAGGAGAAGATAAAAAAGAAGGTAAAATGCTACTGTAATTGAAGCAGAGATGGGATAAGGAGCTGCAAATGCAATCCCATGACCATGAGCTAGATTAGATGGAGACTGATGTGTGATGTTTGACTGAGGTTCAGAGTTTAAAGATGGGAAtcagttgcagtggaggaggtttaggttggatattaggaaaaactttttcacgaggagggtggtgaagcagtggaatgggttacctagggaggtggtggaatctccatccttagaggtgcttaaggtcaggcttgacaaagccctggctgggatgatttagttggggactggtcctgctttgagcagggggttggcctagatgacttcctgaggtcctttccaaacctaatagtctatgattctatgattctatgaatcctaATGCTGGAAGCATTCATAAGGCTGAAAATCTAGCTAACAAAATGATATGTGTGAGGCAGGCTGGAGACTATTCCCTCCTTTTCCATTGTTTTCATCAGCATTCTACATTTTTTACCTAAACATTTCATCTGGGCTTTCAGCAAATGTCAACTGGCTTCatagctggctggaaaatgggaGCGAGAAAATGCACCAACATTCAGAAAACTTCCAATCTCCCCTTCCCATTTTTCCATGGCCTTAAAAAagttttccctgaaatttccaATCCTGAAAAATACCGGTCGGCTCAACAAGCAATGGAGCTTGAATTTTCAAAGGGAGTAGGTAAGacccttttgaaaattccagcctatgATCCTAAATCAATTCAGACTCAAAATAAgatgccccttacctagggtcagGGTAGATTCTCCACCACTGTAGGTCTTTAAGTCAAGACTGGGggcctttctaaaagatatgtgcTGGCTCAGCCATGAGTTATGGATGTAGAAATCCCTAGAGGAGGTTCTCAGGCATGGGTTATCAGAATAGATaagcacaatggtcccttctgaccttaatgtcTGCAAATCTATCTGTATTGGTCATGAGTTGTCTATGAACTGAGGGCGTCACTTACATCCTTTCcttcctgtctctctctttcctaacaGGCTGGCAGGAGAGGGAGTTGGACCCGTGAGCATCTGTAAGTGACTCGACCTCTGACCTATCACTGGCTTTTCCAAATGAAGCtgatgtgtgggtttttttccctctggAAACCACAGAGATCTCACTTGTTGTGCTTGTCGTTTTGCAGCGGTGGTCAGTTCCTCGACTGGATACAGTGGAGGCAGCCTGGgaggaggatatggaggtgggCTTTCCCTGGGAGGTGGCGGAGGAGGTGGCGGCGGCTACAGTCTCGGCCTTGGAGGCGGGAGCGGATTCGGCCTTGGCGGCGGCAGCAGTGCTGGATATAGCTACGGAAGCGGGATAAGcgttggaggtggtggtggtttcaGCTCTGGCAGTGGAAGAGGTCTGAGCGGAAGTCTGAGCTCCGGAGGGAGGAGCAGCTCCAGCGTGAAAATCGTATCCAAGACCACGACCAGCAAAAAATCCATCAGATAAAGACGAGGCCCCCAGCGATCCCCGCATGAATGAAAACACGTTTCCTACCTACTGAAAGCAAGTGCAGCCCGTAGAAATCCATTGTGTAAATAGCTGAGCTAACCCCCACACTCAAGTCCTTTCACCTTTTCCCCGTGGATTGGGTACAGCCAGGATCTTACCATGGAAATCAGGAATGTTGTAGGCCAAAGCATTGCTTGCAATCTGTTTCACATGTGGGGTTCTGACCAGCATAGAGGCCAGATCGTATTCCTGATTCGGC encodes the following:
- the LOC127035443 gene encoding keratin, type II cytoskeletal 5-like, which produces MSRISMRKSTSGGGSKTFSSGSAGLGGGFGGGGRSSFSSVSVSRVGGGRAGGFAAGGGGGFGSRSLYSLGGNKRISYSAIGGGLRSGFGGGGGYGFGGGVGFGYGGGAGSGLGLGGGGGYGLGGAGGGYVLGGPGFSVRGGPGFPVCPPGGIHEVTVNQSLLAPLHLDIDPEVQKVKLQEREQIKTLNNKFASFIDKVRFLEQQNKVLETKWTLLQEQGQTTVKRNLDPLFEAYINNLRRQLDNLLGERGRLDTELRNMQDMVEDFKNKYEDEINRRTAAENDFVVLKKDVDGSYMNKVELQAKADALMDEINFLRALFEAELSQMQQQVSDTSVVLSMDNNRSLDLDSIIREVKAQYEEIANRSRAEAESWYQTKFEELQISVGRHGDDLRNTKVEISETNRMIHRLRNEIDSVKKQCASLQAAIAEAEERGEMALKDARAKLTELEDALQKAKADLARQLREYQELMNVKLALDIEIATYRKLLEGEESRLAGEGVGPVSISVVSSSTGYSGGSLGGGYGGGLSLGGGGGGGGGYSLGLGGGSGFGLGGGSSAGYSYGSGISVGGGGGFSSGSGRGLSGSLSSGGRSSSSVKIVSKTTTSKKSIR